One Aster yellows witches'-broom phytoplasma AYWB DNA segment encodes these proteins:
- the ffh gene encoding signal recognition particle protein — protein sequence MSILGEGLQKVINKIRGKKILEQQDIQNIMQDIKVSLVESDVHLQVIDKFNEIIEKKTLKQEVLKGLNNKEHIIKIVNKTLIQILGSTRVDLTFKPNCNLNTLMLIGLQGSGKTTTAGKLALWLRKKNSKKVLLVACDIYRPGAIEQLKVIGKQINIDVFSKLDADVLDIVDAGLKHASQEGYDAVIIDTAGRLDTDETMMQELQQIKAKADPSEILLVVDCLSGQQSANTAQSFHNQLGATGVILTKMDADTKGGAALSVRAMTDLPLKFVSSSEKIDSLEPFNPDRMASRLLGMGDILTLIETFTDKIDPHQSKQMMEKLFDDSYNYYDFQKQLKTLKKMGSFSKLLSFIPGLGCKIKQLSANLGDDGFNKFEVLIQSMTKQEKKNPQLIVLSSRRRQRIAKGSGNQLSDVNKLITLLEQQKKLAKQMQHFDDQDLDKLQNDPMSFFHDMNNNK from the coding sequence ATGAGTATATTAGGCGAAGGCTTACAAAAAGTTATTAATAAAATTAGAGGAAAAAAAATCCTAGAACAACAAGACATTCAAAATATTATGCAAGATATTAAAGTTTCTTTGGTAGAATCTGATGTTCATTTACAAGTTATTGATAAGTTTAATGAAATTATTGAAAAAAAGACTTTGAAACAAGAAGTTTTAAAAGGTTTAAATAATAAAGAACATATTATTAAAATTGTAAACAAAACCTTAATTCAAATTTTGGGTTCTACTCGTGTTGATCTTACTTTTAAGCCTAATTGCAATTTGAATACTTTAATGTTAATTGGGTTGCAAGGAAGTGGGAAAACGACTACTGCAGGAAAATTAGCTCTTTGGTTGCGCAAAAAAAATAGTAAAAAAGTTTTGCTTGTAGCTTGTGATATTTATCGTCCAGGAGCAATAGAACAATTAAAAGTTATTGGTAAACAAATTAATATTGATGTTTTTTCTAAACTTGATGCTGATGTTTTAGATATTGTAGATGCAGGATTAAAACATGCTTCGCAAGAAGGATATGATGCAGTAATTATTGATACTGCGGGGCGCCTTGATACTGATGAGACAATGATGCAAGAATTGCAACAAATTAAAGCCAAAGCTGATCCTTCAGAAATTTTGTTAGTTGTTGATTGTCTTTCAGGACAACAATCTGCTAATACTGCTCAGTCGTTTCACAATCAATTAGGAGCAACTGGAGTTATTTTGACCAAAATGGATGCAGATACTAAAGGAGGAGCTGCTTTATCAGTAAGAGCAATGACAGATCTGCCTTTAAAATTTGTTTCTTCTTCAGAGAAAATTGATAGTTTAGAGCCATTTAATCCTGATAGAATGGCATCTCGTCTTTTAGGAATGGGAGATATTTTAACTTTAATTGAAACATTTACTGATAAAATTGATCCTCATCAAAGTAAACAAATGATGGAAAAATTATTTGATGATAGTTATAATTATTATGATTTTCAAAAGCAATTAAAAACCTTAAAAAAAATGGGTTCTTTCAGTAAATTGTTAAGTTTTATTCCTGGATTAGGTTGCAAGATAAAACAACTTTCTGCTAATTTAGGTGATGATGGATTTAATAAATTTGAAGTTTTAATTCAAAGTATGACTAAACAAGAAAAGAAAAATCCTCAATTAATTGTTTTGAGCAGTAGACGTAGACAAAGAATTGCTAAAGGTTCTGGTAATCAATTAAGTGATGTCAATAAGCTAATTACCCTTTTAGAACAACAAAAAAAATTAGCTAAGCAAATGCAACATTTTGATGATCAAGATCTTGATAAATTACAAAATGATCCGATGTCTTTTTTTCATGATATGAATAATAATAAATAA
- the ftsY gene encoding signal recognition particle-docking protein FtsY, producing the protein MFKWLKSKFFKSKNNDKYQLGLKKTKASFLDFQTLLKQSNNIEQSLLQALESLLIQADFGTKTIFFLMQAIKDEINQFQIKNPQKLPSVVFSKMFDLYQNMKDMKNIKDTLESSQEQEQEKKQAKQNQGPNPTNPKDTFTSQNNFPQMYLFTGVNGVGKTTTIGKMAEALKQEGKKVLLIAADTFRAGAVAQLQIWAKRVGVEVFCKPLPAHPASVIFEGIELAKSQNYDIILCDTAGRLQNKTNLMQELAKINRVIYKHLPASNLQTFLVLDATTGQNALNQVDLFNQATPLSGAILTKLDGTSKGGIVFAIKYLYNLPTKYIGVGEKAQDLITFDVKKYLFNLFEGFFTSEDIL; encoded by the coding sequence ATGTTTAAATGGTTGAAAAGTAAATTTTTTAAAAGTAAAAATAATGATAAATATCAACTAGGTCTTAAAAAAACCAAAGCTAGTTTTCTAGATTTTCAAACTCTTTTGAAACAATCTAACAATATTGAACAATCGCTATTACAAGCATTAGAAAGTTTGTTAATTCAAGCTGATTTTGGCACTAAAACCATTTTTTTTTTGATGCAAGCTATCAAAGATGAAATTAATCAATTTCAAATTAAAAATCCTCAAAAGCTTCCTTCCGTTGTTTTTTCTAAAATGTTTGATTTGTATCAAAATATGAAAGATATGAAAAATATAAAAGACACATTAGAAAGTTCGCAAGAACAAGAACAAGAAAAAAAACAAGCAAAACAAAACCAAGGCCCCAACCCAACAAATCCCAAAGATACTTTTACATCTCAAAATAACTTTCCTCAAATGTATTTGTTTACGGGAGTTAATGGAGTAGGAAAAACAACTACTATTGGAAAAATGGCCGAAGCATTGAAACAAGAAGGCAAAAAAGTACTTTTAATTGCTGCTGATACTTTTCGTGCAGGTGCAGTAGCACAACTCCAAATTTGGGCAAAAAGAGTAGGTGTTGAAGTTTTTTGCAAGCCCTTACCAGCTCATCCTGCAAGCGTTATTTTTGAAGGAATCGAACTTGCTAAAAGTCAAAATTATGATATTATTTTGTGTGATACTGCTGGAAGATTACAAAACAAAACTAATTTAATGCAAGAATTAGCTAAAATCAATCGTGTTATTTACAAACATTTGCCCGCCTCAAATTTACAAACTTTTTTAGTTTTGGATGCTACCACAGGACAAAATGCTCTTAATCAAGTTGATTTGTTCAATCAAGCAACCCCACTTTCAGGAGCCATTTTAACAAAACTTGATGGCACTTCCAAAGGAGGGATTGTTTTTGCAATTAAGTATTTATACAATTTGCCCACTAAATATATTGGTGTAGGCGAAAAAGCCCAAGATTTAATTACTTTTGATGTTAAAAAATATCTTTTTAATTTATTTGAAGGTTTTTTTACTTCTGAAGATATTTTATAA
- the dnaK gene encoding molecular chaperone DnaK, whose translation MKKTNKIIGIDLGTTNSCVAVMEGGEAKVIPNAEGGRTTPSVVSFKGDEIMLGEIAKRQAITNPNTISSIKRHMGEANYTVNVSGKKYTPQEISAMILANLKKTAEDYLGAQVSEAVITVPAYFNDAQRQATKDAGKIAGLNVKRIINEPTAAALSYGVDKGDKEQTILVFDLGGGTFDVSILTLMDGTFEVLSTSGDNALGGDDFDLRIVDFLVQEFKKENSVDLSKDKMAMQRLKDAAEKAKKELSGVASSQISLPFLTMSEAGPLHLEYNMTRAKFNELTKDLIDRCLAPVKRALSDAKLDIKKIDQVLLVGGSTRIPAVQDLVKNELNKTPNKSINPDEVVAIGAAIQGGILSGEVKDILLLDVTPLSLGIETLGNVFTKLIERNTTIPTSKKQVFSTAADNQPAVDIHVLQGERPLAADNKTLGRFQLTDIPPAPRGIPQIEVTFDLDANGIVSVKAKDLGTNKEQKITISGSGALKEEEIQRMIREAEENAEADRLKKESIDARNEAENMIFHTKKSLEDLKADVTPEEKDKVENQIKELEEALKGDDTALIKEKTGSLTKESQGIAMKAYQKAQEKGAQENTTAKNEKPQDEVVDADFEEQK comes from the coding sequence ATGAAAAAAACGAATAAAATTATAGGTATTGATTTAGGAACAACTAACTCTTGTGTTGCTGTAATGGAAGGCGGCGAGGCAAAAGTTATTCCTAATGCTGAAGGTGGAAGAACAACTCCGTCTGTAGTTTCTTTTAAAGGTGATGAAATTATGTTAGGAGAAATTGCCAAACGCCAAGCAATTACCAATCCTAATACTATTAGTTCTATCAAAAGACACATGGGAGAAGCTAATTATACTGTTAATGTGAGTGGTAAAAAATACACTCCACAAGAAATTAGTGCAATGATTTTGGCAAATTTAAAAAAAACTGCTGAAGATTATTTAGGAGCTCAAGTAAGTGAGGCAGTAATTACTGTTCCTGCTTATTTTAATGATGCTCAAAGACAAGCTACCAAAGATGCAGGTAAAATTGCAGGCTTAAATGTTAAACGCATTATTAACGAACCAACTGCAGCTGCTCTTTCTTATGGCGTTGACAAAGGTGACAAAGAACAGACCATTTTAGTGTTTGACTTAGGAGGAGGAACTTTTGATGTTTCTATTCTAACTTTGATGGACGGTACTTTTGAAGTGCTTTCTACTTCTGGAGACAATGCTTTGGGAGGTGATGATTTTGACTTGCGTATAGTAGATTTCTTAGTGCAAGAATTCAAAAAAGAAAATAGTGTTGATCTTTCCAAAGATAAAATGGCAATGCAAAGATTAAAAGATGCTGCTGAAAAAGCTAAAAAAGAATTAAGTGGTGTTGCTTCTTCACAAATTTCTTTGCCTTTCTTAACAATGAGCGAAGCAGGTCCCCTTCATTTAGAATACAATATGACTCGTGCTAAATTCAATGAACTTACTAAAGATTTAATTGATCGTTGTTTGGCTCCTGTAAAACGTGCTTTAAGTGATGCCAAATTAGATATTAAAAAAATCGATCAAGTGCTTTTAGTGGGTGGTTCTACTCGTATTCCTGCAGTTCAGGATTTAGTTAAAAATGAATTGAATAAAACTCCTAATAAGAGCATTAATCCTGATGAAGTAGTTGCTATTGGAGCTGCTATTCAAGGAGGAATTCTATCAGGAGAAGTTAAAGATATTTTATTGTTAGACGTAACTCCACTTTCCTTAGGAATTGAAACTTTGGGCAATGTCTTTACTAAATTAATTGAAAGAAATACTACTATTCCAACATCTAAAAAACAAGTCTTTTCAACTGCCGCAGATAATCAACCAGCAGTAGATATTCATGTTTTACAAGGAGAACGCCCTTTAGCAGCTGATAATAAAACTTTGGGAAGATTCCAATTAACAGATATTCCACCAGCACCTCGTGGAATTCCTCAAATTGAAGTTACTTTTGACCTGGATGCAAATGGAATTGTATCAGTTAAAGCCAAGGACTTAGGAACTAACAAAGAACAAAAAATTACTATTTCAGGAAGTGGTGCCCTTAAAGAAGAAGAAATTCAAAGAATGATTAGAGAAGCTGAAGAAAATGCTGAGGCAGATCGTTTGAAAAAAGAAAGTATTGATGCGCGTAATGAAGCAGAAAATATGATTTTCCACACTAAAAAATCTTTAGAAGATTTAAAAGCAGACGTTACACCAGAAGAAAAAGACAAAGTGGAGAATCAAATTAAAGAATTAGAAGAAGCTCTAAAAGGAGATGACACTGCTTTAATTAAAGAAAAAACTGGAAGTCTTACTAAAGAATCTCAAGGAATCGCAATGAAAGCTTATCAAAAAGCTCAAGAAAAAGGTGCGCAAGAAAACACCACTGCTAAAAATGAAAAACCTCAAGACGAAGTAGTAGACGCTGATTTTGAAGAACAAAAATAA
- the dnaJ gene encoding molecular chaperone DnaJ has translation MTKKDYYHILGLDKDASPEDIKKAYRILAKKYHPDISKEANAESKFKEVQEAYSVLGDASKKSNYDRFGDSSDNGFSDFGSGGFDGFDSFGDSFFSSFGDIFGNQQTKKPSYDKKVEMTIGFIDSVLGANKTIEITVEADCRVCHGKGAVSHQDVIACRRCGGTGQIITEQRTFLGNIRSRQVCPNCSGKGQEIKNKCYACHGQKRQKVKQSATFNIPAGIQEGMSLQVPGKGNFVPLSNNQKAGDLYITFKVRPHESFVRREYDIILEIFITLPEAVLGTNILIPTIYGEVALKIPSGIQSGNKLRMKNKGVAHLNSSYRKGDQYVVVHLKTPNPLSLEEKRLYQKLLDLQHRS, from the coding sequence ATGACAAAAAAAGATTATTATCATATTTTGGGTCTAGATAAAGACGCAAGTCCTGAGGACATCAAAAAAGCTTATCGTATTCTTGCTAAAAAATATCATCCTGATATTTCCAAAGAAGCTAACGCCGAGAGCAAATTTAAAGAAGTTCAAGAAGCTTATAGTGTTTTAGGAGATGCTTCTAAAAAAAGTAATTATGATCGTTTTGGTGATTCTTCAGATAACGGTTTTTCTGACTTCGGTAGTGGTGGTTTTGATGGCTTTGATTCTTTTGGGGATTCTTTTTTCAGTTCTTTTGGAGATATTTTTGGTAATCAACAAACTAAAAAACCTTCTTATGATAAAAAAGTAGAGATGACTATTGGTTTTATTGATTCTGTTTTAGGGGCTAACAAAACTATTGAAATTACTGTAGAAGCTGATTGTAGAGTTTGTCATGGTAAAGGAGCAGTTTCCCATCAAGATGTTATTGCTTGTAGACGTTGTGGTGGAACTGGACAAATTATTACTGAGCAAAGAACTTTTTTAGGTAATATTCGTTCTCGTCAAGTTTGTCCTAATTGTAGTGGTAAAGGACAAGAAATTAAAAATAAATGTTATGCTTGTCACGGACAAAAACGTCAAAAAGTTAAGCAATCAGCTACCTTTAATATTCCTGCAGGGATTCAAGAAGGAATGTCTTTGCAAGTTCCTGGAAAAGGAAATTTTGTTCCTTTAAGTAATAATCAAAAAGCAGGAGATTTATATATTACTTTTAAAGTGCGCCCTCATGAATCTTTTGTGAGACGTGAATATGATATTATTTTAGAAATCTTTATTACTTTGCCAGAAGCTGTTTTAGGAACTAATATTTTGATTCCTACTATTTATGGTGAAGTAGCTTTAAAAATCCCTTCAGGGATTCAATCAGGAAATAAATTAAGAATGAAAAATAAAGGAGTTGCACATCTTAATTCTTCTTATCGTAAAGGTGATCAGTATGTTGTTGTTCATCTCAAAACTCCTAACCCATTAAGCTTAGAAGAAAAAAGATTATATCAAAAATTATTAGATTTGCAACATCGTAGTTAA